DNA from Thermostichus vulcanus str. 'Rupite':
TTCATGGGCAAGGGATCCCTGACGGAACAACAGCAACGGCTTCCCGAAATGGGGTGGATGACCCAGATGACTGAATGGCAAAGGCTTGGGCCCCCTGCAAGAAATTGCGCAACAGTTGCTTGCCTTCTGCTGTCAAGATGCTCTCTGGGTGGAACTGTACTCCCTGGATGTGGAGGTAACGGCGATGGCGTACCCCCATGATCACCCCTTCATGGGTTTGAGCCGTGACTTCCAGTTCAGGCGGACACGTCGAGGGATCAATCACCAAGCTGTGGTAGCGGGTGGCTGTAAAAGGCTGACTCAACCCCTCAAAAACGCCGACCCCCTGATGATAAATCTGGGAGGTTTTGCCGTGCATCAGCTCAGGCGCGCGCACGATCTGCCCTCCGTACACCTGCCCAATACATTGGTGCCCCAGACAAACTCCCAAAATGGGCAGGACTGGCCCTAACTCGCGGATCAGATCCAAAGAGATCCCAGCATCTTCAGGGCGCCCTGGCCCTGGAGAAATCACCACGGCCTCTGGCTGCATCTGCTTTAGATCGGTAACCGAGAGGTCATCATTGCGAAAAACCTGTAGATTGGCCCCCATCTCCCCCAGATATTGCACCAGGTTGTAGGTAAAGCTGTCGTAATTGTCGATGACGACCAGCACAATCACTTCCGGCAACGGTACCCCATTTTAGCACTGCTCAGGTTGTTGCCCGTCTGTCCGGCTTACCCTGAGG
Protein-coding regions in this window:
- a CDS encoding anthranilate synthase component II produces the protein MLVVIDNYDSFTYNLVQYLGEMGANLQVFRNDDLSVTDLKQMQPEAVVISPGPGRPEDAGISLDLIRELGPVLPILGVCLGHQCIGQVYGGQIVRAPELMHGKTSQIYHQGVGVFEGLSQPFTATRYHSLVIDPSTCPPELEVTAQTHEGVIMGVRHRRYLHIQGVQFHPESILTAEGKQLLRNFLQGAQAFAIQSSGSSTPFREAVAVVPSGIPCP